In Candidatus Sulfurimonas marisnigri, a single genomic region encodes these proteins:
- a CDS encoding alpha-amylase/4-alpha-glucanotransferase domain-containing protein translates to MKKVSLLFGIHMHQPVDNFGEAVDEAIELCYGPFFKTMVKYPDFKFAVHCSGWLLDQIRTKHPKIFSNMSKLTKKGAIEWVSAGYYEPVLSSIPSRDRQAQVNKLNDYIKEHLDATAEGLWLTERVWESSIVPDLHKVGINYAIVDDYHFLSSGFSASKMDGYYMTEEGGYPLALFPISQSLRYALPFFSVERAIDAILDCSKEEDSAAIIFDDAEKFGLWPKTHKWVYEEKWLKSFVEAVIAHENIETMHYSKYLTQKHSRGLAYLNDTSYFEMGEWSLSSENTLVLEELKSHVGSEYIEKMGVAFIKGGIWKNFFIKYHESNYLHKRMLSHSVQQESLKASSLESLYKMQTNDVFWHGVFGGIYLPNLRDNAYRHLLEIEREQAKNKISFERKDIDMDGYDELKVLSKSLSTVFSSRWGGQMIEFGSLDKLFNWQNTLMRRKEAYHGKILNPIESKVASSDENRDGIETIHNSSEDIDESLKAELIYDWHPKHSFIDHFTAEPFELESFRTLSFCEVGDFANKPFELDVKTNSFRRKGGIYLDKHYVNEVEKIYTFDNESVTLDLICNSEYTKKLFYAMECNFHLAHPHHATLNGQKVEDGLSINDIDTLTIVDTFTEKKITLTCSQKCNLHAYILNTVSQSESGFDTVAQQISLIFSLGFESSLNMQINLGVSNV, encoded by the coding sequence ATGAAAAAAGTTTCTTTGTTGTTTGGTATACATATGCATCAGCCAGTAGATAATTTTGGCGAGGCAGTTGATGAAGCGATAGAGCTCTGTTATGGACCATTTTTTAAGACGATGGTTAAGTACCCTGATTTCAAATTTGCTGTGCATTGTAGTGGTTGGTTGCTGGACCAAATCCGCACTAAGCATCCAAAAATATTTAGCAATATGAGTAAATTGACTAAAAAAGGTGCTATTGAATGGGTAAGTGCTGGTTATTATGAACCGGTACTTAGTTCTATCCCCTCTCGTGATCGTCAAGCTCAGGTTAATAAGCTGAATGATTATATAAAAGAGCATCTAGATGCAACAGCAGAGGGTTTGTGGCTAACAGAGAGAGTGTGGGAATCATCAATAGTTCCAGACTTGCATAAAGTAGGAATAAATTACGCTATTGTTGATGATTATCACTTTTTAAGCAGCGGGTTTAGCGCATCAAAGATGGATGGATATTATATGACAGAAGAGGGTGGTTATCCTCTCGCACTTTTTCCTATTTCACAGTCACTTCGTTATGCACTTCCATTTTTTAGTGTAGAGCGTGCTATTGATGCGATACTTGATTGTTCTAAAGAAGAAGATTCTGCTGCTATTATATTTGACGATGCTGAAAAATTTGGACTATGGCCAAAGACGCATAAGTGGGTTTATGAGGAAAAATGGCTAAAAAGTTTTGTAGAAGCTGTTATAGCCCATGAAAATATTGAGACAATGCACTATAGTAAATATCTTACACAGAAGCACTCGCGAGGCCTCGCGTATCTTAATGATACATCCTATTTTGAAATGGGAGAGTGGAGTTTAAGCAGTGAGAATACTCTTGTACTAGAAGAGCTGAAATCACATGTTGGTAGTGAGTATATAGAGAAGATGGGTGTAGCTTTTATTAAAGGCGGTATCTGGAAAAATTTTTTTATTAAATACCATGAGAGCAATTATTTGCATAAACGGATGCTTTCTCACAGTGTTCAGCAGGAGAGTCTTAAAGCTTCCTCATTGGAGAGTCTCTATAAAATGCAGACAAACGATGTTTTTTGGCATGGTGTCTTTGGGGGTATATATCTCCCAAATTTACGCGATAATGCCTATCGACATTTACTAGAGATTGAACGTGAACAGGCTAAAAACAAGATTTCTTTTGAGCGTAAAGATATAGATATGGATGGGTATGATGAATTGAAAGTGTTAAGTAAATCACTCTCAACCGTTTTTTCAAGTCGCTGGGGCGGACAGATGATTGAGTTTGGTTCACTTGATAAGCTCTTTAACTGGCAAAATACACTTATGCGACGTAAAGAGGCATATCATGGAAAAATACTTAATCCAATAGAGAGTAAAGTAGCAAGCAGCGATGAAAATAGAGATGGGATTGAAACAATACATAATAGTTCTGAGGATATAGATGAGAGTCTAAAAGCTGAACTTATTTATGACTGGCACCCAAAACATTCATTTATAGACCATTTTACAGCTGAGCCTTTTGAGCTGGAGAGTTTTAGAACACTCTCGTTTTGTGAAGTTGGTGATTTTGCCAATAAACCATTTGAGCTAGATGTAAAAACCAATTCATTTAGGCGCAAAGGCGGTATCTATCTGGATAAGCACTATGTGAATGAAGTTGAAAAAATCTACACCTTTGATAATGAAAGTGTAACTTTAGACCTTATATGCAACAGTGAATATACCAAAAAATTATTTTACGCAATGGAGTGTAATTTTCATCTGGCTCACCCTCATCATGCTACACTTAATGGTCAAAAAGTTGAGGATGGATTGAGTATAAATGATATTGACACACTTACGATTGTAGATACTTTTACAGAAAAAAAGATTACTCTTACATGTAGCCAAAAGTGTAATTTACACGCTTATATTTTAAATACTGTCTCACAAAGTGAAAGCGGATTTGACACAGTTGCACAGCAGATATCTTTAATCTTTTCACTGGGGTTTGAGTCTAGCTTAAATATGCAAATAAATCTTGGAGTATCTAATGTCTGA
- the glgP gene encoding alpha-glucan family phosphorylase, protein MNLFSYDINEKYKTSVAYFSMEFAIDQALKIYSGGLGFLAGSHMRSVFDLKQNVIGIGMLWSFGYYDQSRNENRSLRPQYTRKHYYFLEELDVKVTVKIHGEDVMIKAFLVRPDIFGTAPMILLSTDIPENDYLAQTITHKLYDGNERTRVAQEIVLGIGGTKVLEALNQSIDIYHMNEGHSLPLAYELYSRYKDMDEVRKHVVFTTHTPEKAGNEEHNIHFLHEMGFFSNHSLAEVRQITGYNNDDNFSLTVGALRASKIANGVSKIHGIVANEMWANVENKCEIISITNAQNKKYWTDKALIRALDEHEDYEVIARKKHLKKILFEIVANQTGKIFNPEVLTIVWARRFAEYKRPGLLKYDIDRFIKFIKNTDRPVQIIWAGKPYPTDEGAMEIFNELVHMSHYYKNMAVLVGYELYLSRLMKEGSDVWLNTPRITREASGTSGMTASMNGSVHLSIDDGWHPEFALDGKNAFTIPALDHKLPIEEQDRIDNKNLMDILENKIIPIYYDEPAKWTEIMKSAMTDVEFEFNSGRMVAEYYIHMYDYKS, encoded by the coding sequence ATGAATCTATTCTCATATGATATTAACGAAAAGTACAAGACATCAGTTGCATACTTTTCTATGGAATTCGCAATTGATCAGGCTTTAAAAATATACTCTGGTGGTCTAGGGTTTCTAGCAGGGTCACATATGCGCAGTGTTTTTGATCTTAAGCAAAACGTTATCGGTATAGGTATGCTTTGGAGTTTTGGCTATTATGACCAATCACGAAATGAAAACCGCTCTCTTAGACCGCAATATACACGAAAACATTACTATTTTCTAGAAGAGCTTGACGTTAAAGTAACTGTAAAAATTCATGGTGAAGATGTTATGATCAAAGCATTTTTGGTACGTCCAGATATTTTTGGTACAGCACCGATGATTCTTCTCTCAACAGATATTCCTGAAAATGATTATCTTGCACAAACTATTACTCATAAGCTCTATGATGGAAATGAGCGTACCCGTGTGGCACAAGAGATAGTTTTGGGAATCGGCGGTACAAAAGTTCTTGAAGCTTTAAATCAATCAATAGATATTTATCATATGAATGAAGGGCATTCTCTACCTCTGGCTTATGAACTATATTCACGATATAAAGATATGGATGAAGTGCGCAAGCATGTTGTTTTTACAACACATACTCCAGAAAAAGCTGGTAATGAAGAGCACAATATTCACTTTTTACATGAGATGGGTTTCTTTAGTAATCATTCACTTGCTGAAGTTCGTCAAATTACCGGCTACAACAATGATGATAATTTTAGTCTTACTGTTGGTGCACTGAGAGCTTCTAAAATAGCAAATGGGGTATCTAAGATTCATGGTATAGTTGCTAATGAGATGTGGGCAAATGTTGAAAATAAATGTGAAATTATTTCAATAACAAATGCTCAGAATAAAAAGTATTGGACTGATAAAGCACTGATACGTGCACTTGATGAACATGAAGATTATGAAGTCATAGCACGAAAAAAGCATCTTAAAAAAATTCTTTTTGAAATAGTAGCAAATCAAACAGGAAAAATATTCAACCCTGAAGTATTAACTATAGTCTGGGCACGACGCTTTGCAGAGTATAAACGACCAGGACTATTAAAATATGATATTGACAGATTTATAAAATTTATTAAAAATACAGACAGACCAGTACAGATAATATGGGCAGGAAAACCTTATCCAACTGATGAAGGGGCTATGGAAATATTTAATGAACTTGTACATATGAGCCATTATTATAAAAACATGGCAGTTCTTGTGGGGTATGAACTGTATCTATCACGTCTTATGAAAGAGGGAAGTGATGTGTGGCTAAATACACCTCGTATTACACGTGAAGCTAGTGGTACAAGTGGTATGACAGCTAGTATGAATGGTTCAGTTCACTTGTCTATTGATGATGGCTGGCATCCTGAGTTTGCTCTAGATGGTAAAAACGCATTTACTATCCCCGCACTTGACCATAAGCTTCCTATTGAAGAGCAGGACCGTATAGATAATAAAAATTTGATGGATATTTTAGAGAATAAGATTATTCCAATTTATTATGATGAGCCAGCTAAATGGACAGAAATCATGAAAAGCGCTATGACAGACGTTGAGTTCGAGTTTAATTCAGGCCGTATGGTAGCGGAATACTATATACATATGTATGACTATAAAAGTTGA
- a CDS encoding 6-phosphofructokinase, whose amino-acid sequence MALAIMSSGGDAPGMNPAIKKFVDYTHKKGEESYLIYDGLEGLIDNKIKKASHKIVAGIIHNGGTIIRSSRSKRFFEHEYRQKAFDNLKAHNITGLVVLGGDGSFRAMEKFSSEFDLNFVGIPSTIDNDIYGTEYCLGVDTALNVIRDALDKIRDTATSFNRAFLVEVMGRDCGYLAIVSSMISGAEVCVIPEVPFNPKSLEKRLKKEVKEGRNYILAIVAEGTKKTSEVHSWLQDSFGLETRVSILGHIQRGGNPTVYDRMMAFDFTIIAVDHLLTHTDSSKVVVYQKGDFKLLDIKEVVSNKYMMPQHYLDAINYLD is encoded by the coding sequence ATGGCTTTAGCAATAATGAGTTCAGGCGGCGATGCACCTGGTATGAATCCGGCAATTAAAAAGTTTGTTGATTATACCCATAAAAAAGGTGAAGAGTCTTATCTTATTTATGATGGTCTTGAGGGCTTGATTGATAATAAGATTAAAAAAGCAAGTCACAAAATTGTTGCCGGTATCATCCATAATGGAGGCACAATAATTCGTTCATCACGCTCCAAGCGATTTTTTGAGCATGAGTACAGACAAAAAGCTTTTGATAACCTAAAAGCTCACAATATTACAGGCTTGGTTGTTTTAGGTGGGGATGGTTCATTTAGGGCTATGGAGAAGTTTAGTTCAGAGTTTGATCTCAACTTTGTAGGTATCCCATCAACAATTGATAATGACATATATGGAACAGAATATTGCTTAGGTGTTGATACTGCACTAAATGTTATACGTGATGCTCTTGATAAAATACGTGATACGGCAACCTCTTTTAACCGTGCTTTTTTAGTTGAAGTTATGGGGCGTGATTGTGGATACCTAGCAATTGTATCATCTATGATTAGTGGTGCTGAGGTATGTGTAATTCCAGAAGTACCGTTTAATCCAAAGTCACTAGAAAAAAGACTTAAAAAAGAGGTCAAAGAGGGACGAAACTATATCCTTGCTATTGTCGCTGAAGGAACAAAAAAGACAAGCGAAGTTCATAGCTGGTTGCAGGATAGTTTTGGTCTAGAAACCCGTGTAAGTATTCTAGGTCATATTCAGCGTGGTGGTAATCCAACTGTGTATGACCGTATGATGGCATTTGATTTTACAATCATAGCTGTTGACCATCTCCTTACTCACACTGATTCTAGCAAGGTTGTAGTTTATCAAAAAGGTGATTTTAAACTACTTGATATAAAAGAAGTTGTATCTAATAAATATATGATGCCCCAGCATTATTTAGATGCTATAAACTATTTAGATTAA
- a CDS encoding sugar phosphate nucleotidyltransferase, whose translation MKAVVMAGGFGTRIQPLANSRPKPMLPIVNRPMMEHTMMTLKNLGIEEFIILLYFKPEIIQDYFKDGSDFGIKITYVIPDDDYGTAGAVKLAQEYIGDDNFIIISGDLVTDFDMQGFFDFHENKKSKLSIGLTSVENPLQFGVVIANEENVIEKFLEKPSWGEVFSDTINTGIYIIEPEILSYIPKGKNFDFGKDLFPLIMKEEIQLMGYNFEGYWRDVGNPESYRDVYSDILGNRVNFPIPGNKELYTSGVLYSDKPYKLDKSIEIMGNVVLGKNVTIEKGVKLNNAVIGDNVKIGSDSSIFNSVLWENIVVEKNVRLNNSVICNDNVINKHVNVKAGLILAEGCEIGELTTFEQDVTIWPDKKIEPASIVSNNVVWGSRYKNSIFENGSVSGKSNVELSCEMATKLAEAFAAQLPIGSKVIIACDYDKSSRMLKRAFLSGLLSAGINVVDLRRTPPSVLRYALVNDDNFIGGAYVEQSLMDATGSQITLFNEEALRIDSNSAKAIEKAFFIEKFRRVEHSKIGSIYETVNAREASLYKKAVEDKFAGTINNANFSVSIDLMYGTTADVFPGIINNLGIKNIVLNAYYDEKRLFNLAAIEKRSEDDISGIVKSLNYDMGIIIHPNEQQISIVTDKGEVLDKVNALLVVLHLLNMDKSQERKKVFLPTWAPDIVKFDNLEIERGSYYNFKAVKLKEYALVATVDGNFAFTEFSVTRDAMYASIKIMQLLNLHGVKLSDLSSRIDSFDYRSLQIECTQALKGKMMRKFLEHSKDKQSSSIDGVKIWENNTDWILMIPDNYSDHLNIYIQAQNKAAGDIIYDNYSAKIEEWSAL comes from the coding sequence GTGAAAGCAGTAGTAATGGCAGGTGGATTCGGTACAAGAATTCAACCACTTGCAAATTCTAGACCAAAGCCAATGTTGCCAATTGTAAATCGTCCGATGATGGAACATACTATGATGACGTTGAAAAATCTTGGCATTGAAGAGTTTATAATACTTTTATATTTTAAGCCTGAGATAATTCAAGACTATTTTAAAGATGGTAGTGACTTTGGAATTAAAATTACATATGTTATACCAGATGATGATTATGGTACAGCAGGAGCGGTGAAATTAGCTCAAGAGTATATAGGTGATGATAATTTTATTATAATTAGCGGTGACTTAGTAACTGACTTTGACATGCAGGGCTTTTTTGACTTTCATGAAAATAAAAAATCAAAACTCTCTATTGGTTTGACATCTGTTGAGAATCCATTGCAGTTTGGTGTTGTAATCGCAAATGAAGAGAATGTGATAGAAAAGTTTCTTGAAAAGCCAAGTTGGGGTGAGGTTTTTAGTGATACTATAAATACTGGCATCTATATAATTGAACCTGAAATTCTAAGTTATATACCTAAGGGTAAAAACTTTGATTTTGGAAAAGATCTGTTTCCTTTGATTATGAAAGAAGAGATTCAGCTTATGGGTTATAACTTTGAGGGATACTGGCGTGATGTCGGTAATCCTGAAAGTTATCGGGATGTATATTCAGATATTTTAGGAAATCGAGTTAATTTTCCAATCCCTGGGAATAAAGAACTCTACACTAGTGGTGTATTGTATAGCGACAAACCGTATAAACTCGATAAAAGTATAGAGATTATGGGTAATGTTGTACTTGGTAAAAATGTAACGATTGAAAAGGGTGTTAAGCTTAATAATGCTGTTATAGGTGATAACGTAAAGATTGGAAGCGACAGTAGTATTTTCAATAGTGTTCTTTGGGAAAATATAGTTGTTGAAAAAAATGTGCGACTAAATAACAGCGTTATATGTAATGACAATGTAATTAATAAACATGTTAATGTTAAAGCAGGATTGATATTAGCTGAGGGTTGTGAGATTGGTGAACTGACGACTTTTGAGCAAGATGTTACAATCTGGCCTGATAAAAAAATTGAGCCAGCCTCTATTGTTAGTAACAATGTAGTGTGGGGAAGCCGCTATAAAAACTCAATTTTTGAAAACGGAAGCGTATCAGGTAAAAGTAATGTTGAGCTTTCATGTGAGATGGCTACTAAATTAGCAGAAGCTTTTGCTGCTCAACTCCCAATCGGCTCAAAGGTGATTATAGCATGTGATTACGATAAGAGCTCACGAATGCTCAAGAGAGCATTTTTAAGTGGTCTTCTCTCTGCTGGAATAAATGTTGTTGACCTTAGAAGAACTCCTCCGTCAGTACTGCGATACGCTCTAGTAAATGATGATAACTTTATTGGTGGTGCGTATGTTGAGCAGTCTCTTATGGATGCTACTGGCTCGCAGATTACACTATTTAATGAAGAGGCACTTCGTATTGATTCTAATTCGGCCAAAGCGATTGAGAAAGCTTTTTTTATTGAAAAATTTCGTCGTGTTGAACACTCTAAAATAGGTTCTATCTATGAGACAGTAAATGCCAGAGAGGCAAGTTTATATAAAAAGGCTGTTGAGGACAAGTTTGCAGGCACAATTAATAATGCCAACTTCAGTGTTTCGATAGATTTAATGTATGGAACAACAGCTGATGTTTTTCCAGGTATAATAAATAATCTTGGTATAAAAAACATTGTCCTAAATGCTTATTATGACGAGAAGAGGCTATTTAATCTTGCAGCGATTGAGAAACGCTCTGAAGATGATATTTCAGGTATAGTAAAAAGCCTAAATTACGATATGGGTATTATAATACATCCAAATGAACAGCAAATCAGTATTGTGACAGACAAGGGTGAAGTTCTTGATAAAGTTAATGCCCTGCTCGTGGTATTGCATCTCCTGAATATGGATAAATCACAAGAGAGAAAAAAAGTATTTTTACCAACTTGGGCTCCAGATATAGTTAAATTTGATAACTTGGAAATAGAGAGAGGTAGTTACTATAACTTTAAAGCTGTTAAACTAAAAGAGTATGCTCTTGTCGCTACAGTTGATGGTAATTTCGCTTTTACTGAGTTTAGTGTTACAAGAGATGCTATGTACGCAAGCATTAAAATAATGCAACTGTTAAATTTACATGGTGTGAAACTTTCTGATTTATCAAGTAGAATTGATTCTTTTGATTATCGTTCATTACAAATCGAGTGCACTCAGGCGCTTAAGGGTAAGATGATGAGAAAGTTTTTAGAGCATTCAAAAGATAAACAATCCTCATCTATTGATGGCGTTAAGATTTGGGAAAATAATACAGACTGGATATTAATGATTCCAGATAACTACAGTGATCATCTAAATATCTATATTCAAGCTCAAAACAAAGCAGCTGGAGATATAATATACGATAATTATAGTGCCAAAATAGAAGAATGGTCAGCATTATAA
- a CDS encoding glycoside hydrolase family 57 protein, which yields MNISFMWHMHQPDYRDGSGVMQMPWVFLHAIKDYYDMPWMLARHEGLKATFNITPPLIEQLKLYYEEPQKHDRFLNLWMQDLVLLNETDRNWMIKLCKSTPFETMVLVLPSYAVLHKKEHYNDNELFDMQVLFILSWCGIYLRSNNELIGRLIKKERNYNCEDKRVLLRELSKFVATIFDYYTKLYKDGRISISTTPLNHPILPLLMDMQNAVKANHSTKIPKQHTSLEDDALLQVIRAQDLFVETFGFVAEGFWPAEGAVDEKSVALLKECGIKWIATDEAILFKSLGNADRSTLYTPYNYSDMCIGFRDHGLSDHIGFTYRYWDANKAANHFISSLSSINESNPQGTVFIILDGENAWEFFDNNAFDFFDELYTKINNTLWCKTLHMDDVAKLPTKPLNNLSPGSWIHGEFNTWVGHNEKTRGWELIYLTKRDYNHHETTLDSGTKEKITNHFLAAECSDWFWWYGDDHFTEFGAEFDMLFRSHLISIYDLMNIAPPSDLFETIIGDRSSQNFWLRPQSHISPTTNGIHDSFFEWIGCGVVDESKLFSTMDRVRGPVSKILYGQDETSVYFAFDADITKLYESDTIGIIIEPIGFNENIELNSLKKLNNEEYFGDIKVEIAAKNILELRIEKSSIKVDQIQIRFELTQGDVIIQTLPGFGELEIDLTTDYSENWYV from the coding sequence ATGAACATTAGTTTTATGTGGCATATGCATCAGCCTGACTATCGTGATGGATCGGGTGTTATGCAGATGCCATGGGTGTTTTTACATGCTATTAAAGACTACTATGATATGCCGTGGATGCTTGCACGTCATGAAGGATTAAAAGCTACCTTTAATATTACACCTCCATTGATAGAGCAGCTTAAACTTTATTATGAAGAGCCTCAGAAACATGATCGTTTTTTAAATCTATGGATGCAAGATCTTGTTTTACTAAACGAAACGGATCGCAATTGGATGATAAAATTATGCAAAAGTACTCCGTTTGAAACAATGGTTTTGGTATTGCCATCTTATGCAGTACTGCATAAAAAAGAGCATTATAATGATAATGAGCTTTTTGACATGCAGGTACTGTTTATACTCTCCTGGTGTGGAATATATCTGCGTTCAAACAATGAGTTAATTGGTCGTTTGATTAAAAAAGAGCGCAATTACAACTGTGAAGATAAAAGAGTGCTGCTGCGTGAGCTATCTAAATTTGTAGCAACGATATTTGACTACTACACAAAACTATATAAAGATGGACGTATATCTATCTCTACCACACCACTTAATCATCCTATTTTACCACTTCTTATGGATATGCAAAACGCTGTTAAGGCTAACCACTCAACAAAAATCCCAAAGCAGCACACTTCTCTTGAAGATGATGCCTTACTTCAAGTAATACGAGCTCAAGACCTCTTTGTAGAGACTTTTGGTTTTGTAGCAGAAGGCTTTTGGCCAGCTGAGGGTGCTGTAGATGAAAAAAGTGTGGCACTCTTAAAAGAGTGTGGGATTAAATGGATTGCTACAGATGAAGCAATACTATTTAAGTCACTAGGAAATGCAGATAGAAGTACACTCTATACACCATACAATTATAGTGACATGTGTATAGGTTTTCGTGATCATGGACTAAGCGATCATATTGGATTTACATATAGGTATTGGGACGCTAATAAAGCAGCTAACCATTTTATCTCTTCTCTTTCTTCCATTAATGAATCAAATCCACAAGGGACAGTTTTTATTATATTAGATGGTGAAAATGCTTGGGAATTTTTTGATAATAACGCATTTGACTTTTTTGATGAACTTTATACAAAAATCAATAATACTTTATGGTGCAAAACACTTCACATGGATGATGTTGCTAAACTTCCAACTAAGCCTTTAAACAATCTATCTCCTGGGAGTTGGATTCATGGTGAATTTAATACCTGGGTTGGGCATAATGAAAAAACACGTGGCTGGGAACTGATTTATCTTACAAAACGCGATTATAATCACCATGAAACAACACTCGACAGTGGGACAAAAGAGAAGATAACCAATCACTTCTTGGCGGCTGAGTGTTCTGACTGGTTTTGGTGGTATGGTGATGATCACTTTACAGAGTTTGGTGCTGAGTTTGATATGCTGTTTCGCTCACACCTAATCTCCATCTATGATCTAATGAATATCGCTCCACCATCAGACCTTTTTGAGACAATTATTGGCGATAGAAGTTCTCAAAATTTCTGGTTGCGACCTCAGTCTCATATCTCGCCTACAACTAATGGTATCCATGACTCATTTTTTGAGTGGATAGGGTGTGGTGTTGTTGACGAGAGCAAACTTTTCTCTACAATGGATAGAGTCAGAGGACCAGTTAGTAAAATACTCTATGGTCAAGATGAGACATCTGTCTATTTTGCCTTTGATGCTGATATTACTAAACTGTATGAGAGTGATACAATAGGGATTATTATAGAACCAATAGGGTTTAATGAGAATATTGAGCTTAACTCTTTAAAAAAGTTAAATAATGAAGAGTATTTTGGAGATATAAAAGTTGAAATTGCGGCTAAAAATATCTTAGAGCTTCGTATCGAAAAAAGCTCAATAAAAGTTGATCAGATACAGATTCGTTTTGAACTCACACAAGGAGATGTTATTATTCAGACACTTCCAGGTTTTGGTGAACTAGAGATTGATTTAACAACTGATTATAGTGAAAACTGGTATGTTTAG
- a CDS encoding glucose-6-phosphate isomerase has protein sequence MLTFQKYFPLEDTPENASIMQSAMAVVKDEMQSNQIGYYKLPSNSLSLLERLKEIDSGVFTQIIIIGIGGSSLGIKAIDSILRPYTPNAKEVLYFENSDPITISETLTKIKKDKAAFFIISKSGSTIETTSILKTVIATCKLDLDGVDRKRVFAITDKDSALSKFAQHHNLKEFNIPDNVGGRFSVLSAVGVVPLQMAGYDVQNILKGAQEFITSFFEGGENHLLEKACYMYINSKNHGINVLFSYADHLEGLTKWYVQLWGESLGKIDFNGNRVGLTPIGLIGSVDQHSFLELIIEGPHDKSVTFISIKDAGNNLKIPDISLYGIEKTDFINNQSFNTLINAQCDATMQSVIQSDIAVDAISFDKVTPGNIGAIIIYYELLTSLMGAMLMINTYNQPGVELGKEILYKNLEKN, from the coding sequence ATGCTGACATTTCAAAAATATTTTCCTCTTGAAGATACTCCAGAGAATGCGAGTATTATGCAAAGTGCTATGGCAGTTGTAAAAGATGAAATGCAGAGTAATCAAATTGGTTATTATAAATTGCCATCAAATTCACTATCGCTTCTTGAGAGATTAAAGGAGATAGATAGTGGTGTATTTACGCAAATTATAATTATCGGTATTGGAGGCTCTTCACTTGGAATTAAAGCGATTGATTCAATTTTACGCCCCTACACACCAAATGCTAAAGAGGTTTTGTATTTTGAAAATTCTGACCCTATAACAATATCTGAAACATTAACTAAAATTAAAAAAGACAAAGCTGCATTTTTTATAATCTCAAAATCAGGCTCAACCATTGAAACAACTTCAATTTTAAAAACTGTTATTGCCACATGTAAGTTAGACCTTGATGGAGTTGACCGTAAACGTGTTTTTGCTATTACCGATAAGGACTCTGCACTCTCAAAATTTGCCCAACATCACAATCTTAAGGAATTTAATATACCTGATAATGTTGGAGGACGCTTTTCTGTGCTTAGTGCAGTTGGTGTGGTGCCACTTCAAATGGCAGGTTATGATGTGCAAAATATTTTAAAAGGTGCACAAGAGTTTATAACAAGTTTTTTTGAAGGAGGTGAGAATCATCTACTTGAAAAAGCGTGCTACATGTACATTAATTCTAAGAATCATGGCATTAATGTTCTTTTCTCTTATGCTGACCATCTTGAAGGTTTAACAAAGTGGTATGTACAGCTTTGGGGTGAGTCACTCGGTAAAATAGATTTTAATGGCAATAGAGTAGGACTAACACCTATCGGATTAATTGGTTCAGTTGATCAGCACTCGTTTTTAGAACTTATTATTGAAGGACCTCACGATAAAAGTGTTACCTTTATAAGTATTAAGGATGCCGGAAATAATCTTAAAATTCCAGATATTTCACTTTATGGTATTGAGAAGACAGACTTTATCAATAATCAAAGTTTCAACACACTTATCAATGCCCAGTGCGATGCTACAATGCAGAGTGTTATTCAGTCTGATATAGCAGTTGATGCTATTTCTTTTGACAAAGTAACACCTGGAAATATTGGTGCAATTATTATCTATTATGAGCTATTAACCTCACTTATGGGTGCGATGCTTATGATTAACACCTATAATCAACCAGGTGTAGAGCTTGGTAAAGAAATTCTATATAAAAATTTAGAAAAAAATTAA